In Clostridium sp., one DNA window encodes the following:
- a CDS encoding carbon starvation CstA family protein: protein MNSIVLVIVGALVLVLGYRFYGSFIAAKVLVLDETREVPSKKFDDGHDYVPTNKWVLLGHHFAAIAGAGPLIGPVLAAQFGYLPGTLWILIGGVLAGGVHDMVILFASVRQDGQSIAEIARKNLGERMGLITSISVIFILVITMAGLGLPIVNSLYNSPWGTFTVGFTIPVAIFIGIYLKFLRPGKIAEATIIGMLLILVGVIAGPYVQHSFLAPYLTFNLKQMSLILALYGFCASVLPVWLLLLPRDYLSTYMKLGVIGLLVIGIILVRPTLQMPAVTQFISGGGPIVPGKVVPFVFITIACGALSGFHSLIGTGTTPKLISNEKDILPIGYGSMIIESFIALMALIAATCLPTADYFAINSAPAAFEKLGMIPKELPMLSQMVGEQLAGRPGGSVSLAVGMSYVFYKIPGMKGLMSYWYHFCIMFEALFILTTIDSGTRIGRYLFQDLLGKVYEPFKRRDSWFNIIFFSFLMSFSWGYLLYTGNISTIWPLFGVANQSLAAIAFAIGTSVLIRMGKKKYIPMTVLPMAFISVMTLAASITNIFSNYIPNGKHLLVVLSFILIAILVVILYESIKHWIKDLKSGDYDNLNENSVV from the coding sequence ATGAACTCAATAGTACTTGTAATAGTAGGCGCACTCGTATTAGTTTTAGGTTATAGGTTTTATGGATCTTTTATTGCAGCAAAGGTACTTGTTCTAGATGAAACAAGGGAGGTACCATCAAAGAAATTTGATGATGGACATGACTATGTTCCAACCAACAAATGGGTACTGCTAGGCCATCATTTTGCGGCAATTGCCGGTGCAGGGCCACTTATAGGACCTGTTCTTGCAGCACAATTCGGATATCTTCCAGGTACTCTATGGATCTTAATTGGAGGTGTTCTTGCAGGCGGCGTTCATGACATGGTTATTTTATTTGCATCAGTCCGACAAGATGGACAATCCATTGCAGAAATTGCAAGGAAGAATCTCGGCGAGAGGATGGGACTTATCACATCCATTTCAGTTATATTCATACTTGTAATAACCATGGCCGGTCTGGGCCTTCCTATTGTAAATTCACTATACAACAGTCCCTGGGGAACCTTTACTGTAGGTTTCACAATTCCTGTAGCTATTTTTATCGGTATATATCTTAAATTCTTAAGACCGGGGAAAATAGCAGAAGCTACCATCATAGGAATGCTTCTTATTCTTGTGGGTGTTATTGCAGGACCTTATGTCCAACATTCATTTCTGGCACCATATCTGACTTTCAATTTAAAACAAATGTCACTTATTCTTGCCCTTTATGGATTTTGTGCATCGGTTCTTCCTGTATGGCTTTTACTTCTTCCGCGTGATTACCTGAGCACCTACATGAAACTTGGCGTTATAGGACTTCTTGTAATAGGTATAATACTTGTAAGGCCTACACTTCAAATGCCTGCAGTTACACAATTTATAAGTGGAGGAGGTCCTATAGTTCCAGGCAAGGTCGTTCCATTTGTATTCATAACTATTGCCTGTGGTGCATTATCAGGATTCCATTCTCTAATAGGTACGGGAACTACACCTAAGCTTATATCAAATGAAAAGGACATACTGCCTATAGGTTATGGTTCCATGATTATAGAATCCTTTATAGCACTTATGGCATTGATTGCAGCAACCTGTCTTCCTACTGCCGACTATTTTGCCATAAACTCTGCACCAGCTGCCTTTGAAAAATTGGGTATGATCCCAAAAGAGCTCCCTATGCTGTCTCAGATGGTAGGAGAACAGCTTGCAGGAAGACCCGGTGGATCTGTATCCCTTGCAGTTGGTATGTCCTATGTATTCTACAAAATACCCGGCATGAAAGGATTGATGTCTTACTGGTATCACTTCTGCATAATGTTTGAGGCATTGTTCATACTTACAACTATAGACTCCGGTACAAGAATAGGAAGATATCTATTTCAGGACTTATTGGGCAAAGTATACGAACCATTTAAAAGAAGAGACTCCTGGTTCAACATTATATTTTTCAGCTTCCTGATGTCATTCTCCTGGGGCTATCTGCTTTATACAGGAAATATTTCTACAATATGGCCTCTGTTTGGTGTAGCAAATCAGAGCCTTGCAGCTATAGCCTTTGCAATAGGTACATCGGTACTTATAAGAATGGGAAAGAAAAAGTATATACCTATGACAGTACTTCCTATGGCGTTTATATCTGTAATGACCCTTGCAGCTTCCATTACAAATATATTCTCAAATTATATACCAAACGGCAAACACCTGCTTGTAGTACTTTCTTTTATACTTATAGCAATACTTGTAGTCATATTGTATGAAAGCATAAAACATTGGATTAAAGATTTAAAATCCGGTGACTACGATAATTTAAATGAAAACAGTGTAGTTTAA